The following are encoded together in the Populus trichocarpa isolate Nisqually-1 chromosome 5, P.trichocarpa_v4.1, whole genome shotgun sequence genome:
- the LOC7476396 gene encoding SUMO-conjugating enzyme SCE1, protein MSGGIARGRLAEERKSWRKNHPHGFVAKPETQPDGTVNLMVWHCTIPGKLGTDWEGGYFPLTLNFSEDYPSKPPKCKFPQGFFHPNVYPSGTVCLSILNEDSGWRPAITVKQILVGIQDLLDQPNPADPAQTEGYHLFIQDAAEYKKRVRQQAKQYPSLV, encoded by the exons ATGTCAGGTGGCATCGCACGTGGTCGTCTTGCCGAGGAAAGGAAGTCCTGGCGCAAAAACCACCCTCAT ggttttgtggCGAAACCAGAGACACAGCCAGATGGAACAGTAAATTTGATGGTCTGGCATTGCACAATCCCTGGAAAACTTGGT ACTGATTGGGAAGGTGGTTATTTTCCTCTTACACTCAACTTCAGTGAAGATTATCCTAGCAAGCCACCAAAGTGTAAATTTCCTCAGGGTTTCTTCCACCCTAATGTATATCCATCTGGAACTGTTTGCCTGTCAATCCTTAACGAGGACAGT GGATGGAGACCAGCCATCACAGTGAAGCAGATTCTTGTGGGTATCCAGGACTTGCTGGACCAGCCAAATCCTGCTGATCCTGCCCAAACTGAAGGTTATCATCTGTTTATCCAG GATGCTGCTGAGTACAAGAAAAGAGTGCGCCAGCAAGCTAAGCAATACCCTTCTCTTGTCTAA
- the LOC7476397 gene encoding probable inactive receptor kinase At5g67200: MKETQTPTQLTTFSTFHFTMSLTNPILLLLLLSFTTLTTSQLEQTTDRLPPDVVSILSFKSKADLDNKLFYTLNERFEYCQWQGIKCAQGRVVRVALQSSGLRGTFPPFSLSWLDQLRVLSLQNNTLSGPIPDLSPLFNLKSLILNHNSFCGYFPPSILLLHRLTILDLSYNNLNGPIPVNLSSLDRLNSLKLEFNQFNGTVPSLDLGLLFFFNVSGNNLTGPIPVTPTLSRFDTSSFSLNPDLCGEIINKSCKPRSPFLDSSASPNAITPAGVPFGQSAQAQGGVVVSITPPSKQKYNRSSVVLGFTIGVSLLVLSLLCIGFLLVKKQKKERRVEEKEQAMTGTSSPVRIHSKPAMQSEVVEKGHETINTEAKEGLVQQVRRAERSGSLVFCGGKAQVYTLEQLMRASAELLGRGTIGTTYKAVLDNQLIVTVKRLDAGKTAITSSDVFERHMDVVGELRHLNLVPIAAYFQAKGERLVLYDYQPNGSLFNLIHGSRSTRAKPLHWTSCLKIAEDVAEGLAYIHQMSNLVHGNLKSANVLLGADFEACITDYSLALLADTYSSEDPDSAACKAPETRKSSHQATAKSDVYAFGVLLLELLTGKHPSQHPYLVPADMLDWVRAVRDDGGGDDNHLGMITELACICRLTSPEQRPAAWQVLKMIQEIKDCVMVEDKAAVGNS, encoded by the exons ATGAAAGAAACACAAACACCAACACAACTCACAACATTCTCCACTTTCCACTTCACAATGTCACTAACCAACccaatcctcctcctcctcctcctctctttcACCACCCTCACCACCAGCCAACTTGAGCAAACAACAGACCGTCTCCCACCAGACGTAGTTTCCATTCTCTCTTTCAAATCCAAAGCTGACTTAGACAACAAACTCTTCTACACACTTAACGAACGTTTTGAATACTGTCAATGGCAAGGCATCAAATGTGCTCAAGGCCGTGTTGTCCGTGTTGCCCTTCAATCCTCGGGTCTGCGTGGCACTTTCCCTCCCTTCTCTCTTTCCTGGCTCGACCAACTTCGTGTGCTTTCTCTTCAAAACAACACTCTATCAGGTCCAATACCCGATTTGTCCCCactttttaacttaaaatctcTCATTTTAAACCATAACTCGTTCTGTGGTTATTTCCCTCCTTCCATTCTATTACTCCATAGATTAACAATTCTTGACCTTTCTTACAACAATCTCAACGGACCAATTCCTGTGAACTTATCTTCTTTAGACCGATTGAACTCGCTTAAACTCGAGTTTAATCAGTTCAACGGGACTGTCCCTTCGTTAGACCTtggacttctttttttctttaatgtttctgGTAATAACCTTACCGGCCCGATCCCTGTGACCCCTACATTGTCACGTTTTGacacttcttctttctccttaaATCCTGATCTTTGCGGAGAGATTATTAACAAGTCATGTAAGCCACGGTCTCCGTTCCTTGACTCATCAGCTTCTCCAAATGCTATTACGCCAGCAGGAGTACCGTTCGGACAAAGCGCTCAAGCTCAAGGTGGGGTTGTAGTATCTATAACTCCGCCTTCGAagcaaaaatataatagaagTAGTGTTGTTTTAGGATTTACTATTGGGGTTTCGCTTTTAGTACTTTCTTTGCTGTGCATTGGTTTTCTTCTGGTCAAGaaacagaagaaagaaagacGAGTTGAAGAGAAAGAACAAGCAATGACCGGGACGAGTTCTCCGGTGAGGATTCATTCCAAACCTGCAATGCAAAGTGAAGTTGTAGAGAAGGGTCATGAGACTATAAATACGGAAGCAAAAGAAGGGCTGGTTCAGCAAGTTAGGAGAGCAGAGAGGAGTGGGAGTTTAGTGTTTTGTGGAGGGAAAGCACAGGTTTATACATTAGAGCAGCTAATGAGGGCATCCGCTGAGTTGCTAGGGAGGGGTACGATTGGAACTACATATAAAGCTGTTCTTGATAATCAATTGATTGTCACAGTGAAACGGCTTGATGCTGGTAAGACTGCAATAACTAGTAGTGATGTGTTTGAGAGGCATATGGATGTTGTAGGTGAGCTTAGACACCTAAATTTGGTGCCAATCGCTGCTTATTTTCAAGCTAAAGGAGAGAGGCTTGTTCTCTATGATTATCAACCCAATGGCAGTCTCTTCAATCTCATTCATG GTTCAAGATCAACAAGGGCGAAGCCACTTCATTGGACATCATGCTTAAAGATAGCAGAAGATGTGGCAGAGGGTCTTGCCTACATCCACCAAATGTCGAATCTTGTCCATGGCAACCTGAAATCCGCCAATGTCCTCCTTGGAGCTGATTTTGAGGCCTGCATCACAGATTACAGCCTTGCCTTGCTTGCAGACACTTATTCTAGTGAAGATCCTGATTCTGCAGCATGTAAAGCACCTGAGACTCGCAAGTCAAGCCATCAGGCCACTGCCAAGTCTGATGTCTATGCATTTGGTGTCCTATTACTGGAGCTTTTGACAGGTAAACATCCATCACAGCATCCATACCTTGTGCCCGCTGATATGTTGGACTGGGTCAGAGCAGTGAGAGATGATGGTGGCGGGGATGACAACCACCTTGGAATGATTACTGAACTTGCTTGCATTTGTCGCCTGACCTCACCAGAACAGAGACCGGCAGCGTGGCAAGTGTTAAAGATGATACAAGAGATAAAGGACTGTGTGATGGTGGAAGATAAGGCAGCTGTTGGAAATTCGTAG